A window of the Salmo trutta chromosome 25, fSalTru1.1, whole genome shotgun sequence genome harbors these coding sequences:
- the LOC115162379 gene encoding cytochrome P450 1B1-like: MALLDTEFGVKGSSIIREWSGQVQPALVASFVFLFCLEACLWVRNLRLKRRLPGPFAWPVVGNAMQLGQMPHITFSKLAKKYGNVYQIRLGCNNIVVLNGDTAIREALVQHSTEFAGRPNFVSFQLVSGGNSMTFSNYSKQWRTHRKIAQSTIRAFYSANSQTKKAFEQHVVAEATELIEAFLKLSADGQFFNPAHEMTVAAANVICALCFGKRYGHDDMEFRALLASVDKFGETVGAGSLVDVMPWLQYFPNPVRSVYQSFKDLNKEFFTFVRDKVVEHRETFDPEVTRDMSDAIIQVIDKADSDTGLTEAHTEGTVSDLIGAGLDTVSTCLHWMLLLLAKYPNIQTRLQEQIDKVVGRDRLPSIEDKASLAYLDAVIYETMRYTSFVPLTIPHSTTSDVTIEGFHIPKDTVVFINQWSVNHNPLKWKDPHLFNPSRFLDENGALDKDLTNSVLIFSAGKRRCIGDQIAKVEVFLFSAILIHQCSFENNPSQDLSLDCSYGLTLKPLNYKISAKLRGELLNGA, from the exons ATGGCACTGCTGGACACAGAGTTTGGG GTGAAGGGCAGCAGCATCATCAGGGAATGGAGTGGACAGGTCCAGCCAGCTCTGGTCGCCtcctttgttttcctcttctgtctAGAAGCCTGTCTATGGGTCAGGAATCTCAGACTCAAGAGAAGGCTGCCAGGACCCTTTGCCTGGCCGGTGGTGGGCAATGCCATGCAGCTGGGGCAGATGCCTCATATCACCTTTTCCAAGCTGGCAAAGAAGTACGGCAACGTGTATCAGATACGACTGGGCTGCAACAACATAGTGGTGCTCAATGGAGACACAGCAATACGAGAAGCCTTGGTTCAACACAGCACAGAGTTTGCAGGCAGACCCAACTTTGTGTCTTTTCAGTTAGTGTCTGGTGGTAACAGCATGACATTCTCTAACTACAGCAAACAGTGGAGGACCCACCGGAAGATCGCTCAGTCCACCATTAGAGCTTTCTACTCTGCCAACAGCCAGACCAAGAAAGCATTTGAACAGCACGTTGTGGCAGAGGCTACTGAGCTCATTGAAGCTTTTCTCAAACTCAGTGCTGATGGACAGTTTTTCAACCCTGCTCACGAAATGacagtagctgctgctaatgTAATCTGTGCCCTGTGCTTTGGAAAGCGTTATGGCCATGATGACATGGAGTTTAGAGCCCTTCTGGCCAGCGTGGACAAGTTTGGAGAGACGGTGGGGGCTGGCAGCTTGGTGGATGTCATGCCCTGGCTTCAATATTTCCCAAATCCTGTCCGCAGTGTCTACCAGAGCTTCAAAGACCTCAATAAAGAGTTTTTCACCTTTGTGAGAGACAAGGTGGTGGAGCACAGGGAGACGTTTGACCCTGAAGTGACCCGGGACATGAGTGACGCCATTATTCAGGTAATTGACAAGGCAGACAGTGATACCGGGTTGACGGAGGCCCACACAGAAGGGACAGTGTCCGATCTGATTGGTGCGGGACTGGATACTGTGTCCACTTGCCTTCATTGGATGCTCCTTTTATTGGCAAAATACCCCAACATCCAAACCAGACTGCAGGAGCAGATTGACAAAGTGGTAGGCCGTGACAGGCTGCCCTCTATTGAGGACAAAGCCAGCCTGGCTTACCTAGATGCTGTTATCTATGAGACCATGCGCTATACCAGCTTTGTACCCCTCACCATCCCACACTCCACCACATCAGATGTCACCATCGAAGGCTTCCACATCCCCAAAGACACAGTGGTCTTCATTAACCAGTGGTCCGTCAACCACAACCCTTTAAAGTGGAAGGACCCACATCTTTTTAACCCCTCACGGTTCCTCGATGAAAATGGTGCCCTTGACAAGGACCTGACCAACAGTGTGTTGATATTCTCAGCAGGGAAGAGGCGATGTATCGGTGACCAGATCGCCAAAGTGGAGGTTTTTTTATTTTCTGCTATTTTGATTCACCAGTGCAGCTTTGAGAATAACCCAAGTCAGGACCTCTCCTTAGACTGCTCCTATGGGTTAACACTGAAGCCCCTGAACTACAAGATCTCTGCCAAGCTCAGAGGAGAATTACTTAATGGGGCATAA